The following proteins are encoded in a genomic region of Chryseobacterium cucumeris:
- a CDS encoding T9SS type B sorting domain-containing protein encodes MKKDILIFLLTILLCLPGRFLSQTYQLTGNPVNTTGWDLVSDAVVSGDFVRLTTDQTSRYGAVKLSTPITLSYCDKWKVEFDFRIDGNGTTQFGKGDGFTFWYLANPPTGFVSGGGLGIPANASGLMVGFDIFNNTTEGQMSKVHILYGTNNTAGNNIEFNTTPGSTFHSPDLIATNPFVGDTYRHVEVNGETDLTNPTNWIIKVRINGVLIVDQSFAPSGGAVGMSQGYFGFSAATGGASARHSIKNVKVFVDKVPILSNTITPFVCTNPATGNGTVDLTSYNSQFVNNPGNYIFTYYVLGSSTPIANPSSFQYSGNTTIKVVVKDPTSTLCDNGDGVIQLNPTPFAATDASLTGCNNNNAGTATFDLNTAAVTTVAGVTKEFYPTLYDLNNGTNQITNPSAYASAAATIYVKVTTPQGCVSTSKITLNIYPIVVVNDVEIKSCFIETNPSMASFNLTGAVVSQGGLTKEYYPSLADAISGTNAISTPAAYIAPNGVVYIKVFSSNGCYSIAKVTLTVIPPVYSRTLLDKTICIENTTTLDAGAGFKSYEWSTGATTQSIKNVGVGTYWVKLKTGDCVATQKVTVYPSDNPVITTVDISGSTVTVYANGGTPPYQYSMDNINWQDSNVFTNITRGEAKVYVRDGYNCVPVEVNITVPNLINIITPNDDGKNDFIDYSALANKQNLEIAIFDRYGYKMFQADKTNGYKWAGTTNGSKKVPTGNYWYSVSWNENNKNSTPIKFSGWIVVKNRE; translated from the coding sequence ATGAAAAAAGATATACTCATTTTTTTACTGACTATCTTATTATGCCTGCCGGGAAGGTTTCTTTCGCAAACCTATCAACTTACCGGAAACCCTGTAAATACAACGGGCTGGGATCTTGTCTCTGATGCTGTAGTAAGCGGAGACTTTGTAAGACTGACAACTGATCAGACCAGCAGATATGGGGCTGTAAAATTATCCACTCCTATCACTCTGAGCTATTGTGATAAGTGGAAAGTGGAATTCGATTTCAGAATTGACGGAAACGGAACCACTCAGTTTGGAAAAGGAGACGGTTTTACCTTCTGGTATCTTGCTAATCCACCAACAGGTTTTGTATCAGGAGGAGGTCTGGGAATTCCAGCCAACGCTTCCGGGCTCATGGTTGGTTTTGATATCTTCAACAATACCACTGAAGGCCAGATGAGTAAAGTTCACATTCTTTATGGTACCAATAATACAGCCGGGAACAATATTGAGTTCAACACGACTCCGGGAAGTACTTTTCACTCTCCGGATCTTATTGCTACCAATCCGTTTGTAGGAGATACTTACAGACATGTTGAGGTAAATGGAGAAACAGATCTTACCAACCCGACAAACTGGATTATCAAAGTGAGAATAAACGGTGTTCTTATTGTAGATCAGTCTTTTGCTCCTTCCGGAGGTGCCGTGGGAATGTCACAGGGATATTTTGGCTTCTCTGCAGCAACCGGAGGTGCCAGCGCAAGACATTCTATTAAAAACGTTAAGGTATTTGTGGATAAAGTTCCTATCCTAAGCAATACCATAACGCCTTTTGTATGTACAAATCCTGCTACAGGAAATGGTACAGTAGACCTTACTTCTTATAATTCCCAATTTGTAAATAATCCCGGAAATTATATTTTTACATATTATGTATTAGGAAGCTCAACGCCTATCGCAAATCCTTCAAGTTTCCAATATTCAGGAAATACGACAATCAAAGTGGTAGTTAAGGATCCTACTTCTACTCTTTGTGATAATGGTGACGGTGTTATCCAGCTTAATCCTACACCATTTGCAGCAACAGATGCCAGTCTGACCGGATGTAATAACAACAATGCCGGGACAGCAACATTTGATCTCAACACGGCTGCTGTAACAACTGTTGCCGGAGTTACCAAAGAATTCTACCCTACCTTATACGACCTTAATAACGGTACGAACCAGATAACAAACCCTTCTGCCTATGCGTCTGCAGCAGCAACAATATATGTAAAAGTAACGACTCCTCAGGGATGTGTGAGTACTTCTAAAATCACATTGAACATTTACCCTATTGTGGTTGTGAATGATGTTGAAATAAAATCCTGCTTTATCGAAACCAATCCGTCTATGGCATCCTTTAATCTTACAGGAGCTGTCGTTTCTCAGGGTGGACTTACAAAAGAATATTATCCGTCCCTGGCAGACGCTATCAGTGGAACCAATGCAATATCTACTCCGGCAGCATACATTGCTCCTAACGGTGTGGTTTATATTAAAGTATTCAGCTCAAACGGATGTTATTCTATTGCTAAAGTTACACTAACTGTCATCCCTCCTGTTTATTCAAGAACTTTGCTAGACAAGACAATTTGTATAGAAAATACAACTACTTTAGATGCAGGCGCAGGTTTCAAAAGCTACGAATGGAGCACAGGAGCTACTACTCAATCTATCAAAAATGTAGGAGTAGGTACTTACTGGGTAAAACTTAAAACCGGAGATTGTGTTGCAACACAGAAAGTAACAGTATACCCTTCCGACAATCCGGTTATTACAACGGTTGACATTTCGGGAAGCACGGTAACAGTATATGCCAATGGCGGAACTCCTCCTTATCAGTATTCTATGGATAATATCAACTGGCAGGATTCCAATGTGTTTACCAATATTACCAGAGGAGAAGCAAAAGTGTATGTCAGAGACGGTTATAACTGCGTTCCTGTTGAAGTCAATATTACAGTACCTAACCTTATCAATATCATTACACCTAACGATGACGGCAAGAATGATTTTATAGATTATTCAGCTTTGGCCAATAAACAAAACCTGGAAATAGCCATTTTCGACAGGTATGGTTACAAAATGTTCCAGGCCGATAAAACCAATGGTTACAAATGGGCAGGAACTACCAATGGAAGTAAAAAAGTTCCTACAGGAAACTATTGGTATTCTGTTTCATGGAATGAAAATAATAAAAACAGTACTCCGATAAAATTCTCAGGCTGGATTGTTGTAAAAAACAGAGAATAA
- a CDS encoding nucleotidyltransferase domain-containing protein, giving the protein MDLKSLEEKIISNFKAENIHGILLAGSYATNTQTEDSDIDIRLIFSNDRKHTVKGIKYIDGLKISYFGENADRVRRRMSVDFSRNSRFEARLFALGKILYDCEGSVEELVQYAKIFMENSFQKKLTQDDVILKMYSLHVRHESLSNTTVSSPIYVYNYISFMKAVLVTYSAILNYETIIDIKPDKILTNTTYREINQWKDFPDQDFVELWIKAISEITPNKLEVIYQYLQSKTLVIERKDFEVVYRD; this is encoded by the coding sequence ATGGATTTAAAGAGTTTAGAAGAAAAAATTATTTCGAATTTTAAGGCAGAAAATATACATGGGATTCTTCTTGCAGGAAGCTATGCTACAAATACACAAACTGAAGATTCTGATATTGACATTAGACTTATTTTCAGCAATGACAGGAAACATACTGTGAAAGGAATAAAATATATTGATGGACTAAAAATCTCATACTTTGGAGAAAACGCAGACAGGGTAAGGAGAAGAATGTCTGTTGACTTTTCAAGAAACAGCCGTTTTGAAGCAAGATTATTTGCTTTAGGCAAGATTTTATATGATTGTGAAGGAAGCGTTGAAGAATTAGTGCAATATGCTAAAATTTTCATGGAAAATTCTTTTCAAAAAAAATTAACTCAAGACGACGTTATTTTAAAAATGTACTCATTGCATGTACGTCATGAATCTCTGTCAAATACTACAGTTTCAAGCCCTATATATGTGTACAACTATATATCTTTTATGAAAGCAGTTCTTGTTACCTATTCAGCTATTCTTAATTACGAAACAATAATTGATATTAAACCTGATAAGATATTGACCAATACCACTTACCGGGAAATCAATCAATGGAAAGATTTTCCTGATCAGGATTTTGTTGAATTATGGATAAAGGCAATATCTGAAATAACCCCTAATAAATTAGAGGTTATTTATCAATATTTACAATCTAAAACTTTAGTTATTGAAAGAAAAGATTTTGAAGTGGTTTATAGGGATTAA
- the dnaB gene encoding replicative DNA helicase: MAQKETLSSLTHGNFAKELSIADGKMPPNAVDFERLVIGTFLIDKKGLDHSIDLLTPEVFYDPRHQVIFSTILKLYEGNHPVDLMTIIQDLKKEDKLSQAGGDHYIIDLTMGVSSSAHIEYHVRVILEKYILRSLINVSANVIDSSYKESTDVFELLDKAEQSFFEITNGTIKKGFDTANSLVKQAIDTIKSLKDKQGLSGVPSGFRDVDKETGGWQNSDLIIIAARPAMGKTAFLLSMARNIAVGHKIPMALFSLEMASVQLITRMIASETRISSEKLRKGTLDDEEWQRLFSNVSELENAPLYIDETPSLSIFDFRAKCRRLVMQHGVRLIMVDYLQLMTAGGGGKGVGNREQEISMISRSLKAIAKELNVPVIALSQLSRSVEARPGKRPQLSDLRESGAIEQDADIVSFIFRPEYYKITVWDNDEEGQETSTENQAELIIAKHRNGATADVRLSFLKHFAKFGDIEAAFDGGAGGGYPSNFGEPSGFDKIKTTIQPGAAFDLPDNSKLSGSSMNDFDDDDDFPF, from the coding sequence ATGGCGCAGAAAGAAACATTATCATCCCTGACACACGGAAACTTTGCAAAAGAATTGTCTATTGCGGATGGAAAAATGCCTCCCAATGCAGTGGACTTTGAAAGACTGGTTATCGGAACTTTTTTGATTGACAAAAAAGGTCTTGACCATTCCATTGACCTTCTTACCCCGGAGGTATTTTATGACCCCAGACATCAGGTCATTTTTTCTACTATTCTAAAATTGTATGAAGGCAACCACCCGGTAGACTTAATGACAATCATTCAGGATTTAAAAAAAGAAGACAAGCTGAGCCAGGCAGGTGGTGATCATTACATTATTGACCTCACCATGGGAGTAAGCTCATCCGCCCATATCGAATATCACGTACGTGTTATTCTTGAAAAGTATATTTTAAGAAGCCTTATCAATGTTTCTGCTAACGTAATTGATTCTTCCTACAAAGAATCTACAGATGTTTTTGAACTTCTGGACAAGGCAGAACAGTCTTTCTTTGAGATTACCAACGGAACTATCAAGAAAGGATTCGATACTGCCAACTCATTGGTAAAACAAGCTATTGACACGATTAAATCGTTAAAAGATAAGCAGGGACTTTCCGGAGTTCCTTCAGGATTCAGAGATGTGGATAAGGAAACCGGAGGATGGCAGAATTCTGACCTCATCATTATTGCCGCCCGTCCGGCGATGGGTAAAACAGCCTTTCTTCTTTCCATGGCAAGAAATATTGCAGTAGGCCACAAAATTCCTATGGCTCTGTTCTCTCTCGAGATGGCCTCAGTACAGCTTATCACCAGAATGATTGCTTCTGAAACAAGAATTTCCTCAGAGAAACTAAGAAAAGGAACCCTGGATGATGAAGAATGGCAGAGACTATTTTCCAATGTATCTGAACTGGAAAACGCTCCTTTATATATTGATGAAACACCTTCCCTTTCCATATTCGACTTCCGTGCAAAATGCCGAAGATTGGTGATGCAGCATGGAGTAAGACTTATCATGGTTGACTACCTTCAGCTGATGACAGCCGGTGGCGGTGGAAAAGGAGTTGGAAACCGTGAACAGGAGATCTCCATGATTTCACGTTCATTAAAAGCGATTGCAAAAGAACTTAACGTACCGGTAATTGCTCTTTCCCAGCTTTCAAGAAGTGTGGAAGCCCGTCCCGGAAAAAGACCTCAGCTTTCAGATCTGAGGGAATCCGGAGCAATTGAGCAGGATGCGGATATCGTATCTTTCATCTTCAGACCGGAGTATTATAAAATTACCGTTTGGGATAATGATGAAGAAGGACAGGAAACTTCTACTGAAAACCAGGCCGAACTTATCATTGCAAAACATAGAAATGGTGCTACAGCAGATGTCAGATTATCTTTCTTAAAACATTTTGCCAAATTCGGTGACATTGAAGCTGCATTTGATGGTGGTGCCGGAGGAGGATATCCTTCCAACTTTGGAGAACCAAGCGGCTTTGACAAGATTAAAACAACGATTCAGCCAGGAGCAGCATTTGATCTTCCGGACAACTCAAAACTTTCCGGTTCTTCAATGAATGATTTTGATGACGATGATGATTTCCCGTTTTAA
- a CDS encoding lectin-like domain-containing protein produces the protein MNKNLLLYLSVFLLCIAGKSFAQTYQLIGNPVTTTGWTMVSPTQVNTDFIQLTPDTNNQSGSIRLNDPINLKYCDKWRVEFDFRMDSNQTSNGDGIAFWYLANPPVASVLGSGLGVSQNAVGLVVGLDTYNNTTTATMSKVHVAYGQVQNTTDTNNVEFFNVPGSSFHSPDLNTTQPFQGTTFKHVEVTAQVDPAAPTSWIIKITIDGNVICNQSFAPSGTAAAMTVGYFGFSASTGGARSRHSIKNVKIYTDKVPILQDSATQSFCPNPTTGYGSVNLTTFNSQFVSNPSNYTFTYYPFGSSTPIANPANYQFNANTTVTVVIKDNAGLLCDNPDGKILLVLAPFKAEDKTITVCNNNKAGTATFNLNTANVTGVPGAVKKYYKTLADLNADTNEIQNPGNYFSAPGEVYVKVTTPQGCTGTAKITLAFYPDTPVKEATLRSCFIENNITSAIFNLTAADVTTLGTGAAKKYYTSIANALDGVNEIMNPLQYLSTTTAVYAKVTDANGCFNIAKINLIVLPPVTSSVLKDKTICIGEKTDLDAGPGFDGYEWSTGATTSSIKDVGVGPYWVKLKTGNCITTQTVNVKASANPVISSIDIDNNTITVNVAGGTPPYQFSLDGVNWQPGNIFTGLARGEVRVYVKDFYNCTPVEVQITVPNLINAITPNGDNVNDVIDYSALAYKKNLVFIVYDRYGNKLYEAGKMRNFTWDGTASGKKVLTGTYWYTISWNENNKDNTETKYSGWVLVKNRE, from the coding sequence ATGAATAAAAATCTATTATTGTATTTATCTGTTTTTTTACTCTGTATAGCCGGGAAGTCCTTTGCCCAGACTTATCAGCTTATCGGAAACCCGGTAACAACAACCGGATGGACCATGGTTTCTCCCACCCAGGTAAACACAGATTTTATTCAGCTTACACCGGATACCAACAACCAGTCCGGTTCTATCAGGCTGAATGACCCCATCAATTTAAAATATTGCGACAAATGGAGAGTAGAATTTGATTTCAGAATGGACTCCAACCAAACCTCCAACGGTGATGGAATTGCCTTCTGGTATCTCGCTAACCCTCCTGTTGCCAGCGTATTAGGATCCGGACTTGGGGTATCTCAAAATGCAGTGGGTCTTGTGGTAGGGCTTGACACTTACAACAATACCACAACTGCTACCATGAGCAAGGTTCATGTGGCTTACGGGCAGGTTCAAAATACAACAGACACCAATAACGTTGAGTTCTTTAACGTTCCCGGAAGTTCTTTCCATTCACCGGATCTGAATACTACACAACCGTTTCAGGGAACCACTTTTAAACATGTGGAAGTGACAGCACAGGTAGATCCCGCAGCTCCTACCAGCTGGATCATAAAAATAACAATAGACGGTAATGTAATTTGTAATCAGTCTTTTGCGCCTTCAGGCACTGCTGCTGCAATGACAGTAGGATATTTTGGTTTTTCAGCATCTACAGGAGGAGCAAGATCAAGACATTCCATTAAAAATGTAAAAATTTATACGGATAAAGTTCCTATTTTACAGGATTCAGCAACACAGTCATTCTGCCCCAACCCTACAACCGGATATGGATCTGTAAACCTGACTACTTTCAACTCACAATTTGTCAGCAACCCTTCCAATTATACATTTACCTATTATCCGTTTGGAAGTTCTACACCTATTGCTAATCCTGCCAATTACCAGTTCAATGCCAACACAACGGTTACAGTGGTTATTAAAGATAATGCAGGGCTGCTTTGTGATAACCCGGATGGTAAAATTTTATTGGTTCTAGCTCCTTTCAAAGCGGAAGACAAAACGATTACGGTATGTAACAATAACAAAGCAGGAACAGCCACTTTCAACCTGAATACAGCAAATGTTACAGGTGTTCCCGGTGCTGTTAAAAAATACTACAAAACGTTGGCAGATCTTAATGCAGATACGAATGAAATTCAAAATCCCGGCAACTACTTCTCTGCTCCCGGAGAAGTATATGTAAAAGTAACAACCCCTCAGGGATGTACAGGTACAGCTAAAATTACACTGGCATTCTATCCGGATACCCCTGTGAAAGAAGCTACTTTAAGATCATGTTTTATTGAAAATAATATTACAAGTGCTATTTTTAATCTGACTGCCGCAGATGTTACAACCTTAGGTACTGGTGCTGCCAAAAAATATTACACCTCTATAGCGAATGCTCTGGACGGAGTCAATGAAATCATGAATCCTCTTCAGTATTTATCTACAACTACTGCCGTGTATGCTAAAGTAACGGATGCCAACGGCTGTTTTAATATTGCTAAAATAAACCTTATTGTATTACCTCCTGTAACGTCTTCTGTCCTCAAAGACAAAACCATCTGTATCGGAGAAAAAACAGATCTGGATGCAGGACCTGGATTTGACGGCTATGAATGGAGCACGGGAGCAACAACTTCATCGATTAAAGATGTAGGAGTAGGTCCTTATTGGGTAAAATTGAAAACCGGCAACTGCATCACTACGCAGACTGTTAATGTAAAAGCATCTGCAAATCCTGTAATCTCCAGCATCGATATTGACAACAATACGATCACTGTCAATGTAGCAGGAGGAACACCTCCATATCAGTTTTCTCTGGATGGAGTGAACTGGCAGCCTGGCAATATATTCACAGGTTTAGCAAGAGGCGAAGTAAGAGTGTATGTAAAAGATTTTTACAACTGCACCCCTGTTGAAGTTCAGATTACCGTTCCTAACCTGATTAACGCCATCACTCCAAACGGGGACAACGTAAATGATGTTATTGACTATTCAGCGCTGGCTTACAAAAAGAATCTTGTATTCATCGTTTACGACCGATATGGCAATAAATTGTATGAAGCCGGAAAAATGAGAAATTTCACCTGGGACGGCACAGCTTCCGGTAAAAAGGTTCTTACAGGAACTTACTGGTACACCATTTCATGGAACGAAAACAATAAAGACAATACTGAAACAAAATACTCAGGCTGGGTATTGGTTAAAAACAGAGAATAA
- a CDS encoding T9SS type B sorting domain-containing protein, with the protein MKKILLLFILLITQMAFSQSDCVTAIPICGNSDISYTPSGPGNIIEILNQNGGCLSTNERYTVWYTFTVSTPGTLAFTIKPNDQDDDYDFAVYGPTANGCASLQNADHVFIQPIRCNYSGTSGDTGLDLTLAPPAVFPTNPPGVTSSMNNGKWSPYMDVLVGQTYYLVIDNFSRSVNGFSLEWTGTASLSSAFNDPVLSPNPFIAPGIPGAAPNDPNQVMVCALPAQFDFTTLSAAIINGNSPNFKVTYHKTTNDALTGQNPLTVTTVDGVTTYYYRIVYQDPTNPDNPINGCFITGKFKFVNVGISANSATLYSCNNNGAGTAKYNLTTANVFGGTGATIKYYETAADMNADINEITDPANYVSAESTIYVKVISSFGCIATTTIRLLFYPSVVLKDAVLQNCYIDNDVTRSTFDLSKADIGVPVPTPTGTIIKYYTTVADAKAQTNPIIAALNYLSESKTVYARVDNDKQCYSIAKIDLVVLPPVKSAVLKDKTICAEAKTTLDAGPGFVSYEWSTGETTQSISNVGVGAYWVKLQTGKCFTLQEVRVHASLQPVVSGIEITNNNITVTATGGVPPYQYSVDGVNWQDSNTFTGLPRGENTVYVKDTYNCTPIQVTITVPNLINAITPNGDNVNDVIDYSALAYKKNLIFIVYDRYGNKLHEAKKFNNFTWDGTAFGKKIPTGTYWYTISWNENNKNNTETKYSGWVLVKNKE; encoded by the coding sequence ATGAAAAAAATATTACTCCTTTTTATTTTATTGATAACGCAAATGGCCTTTTCACAGTCAGATTGTGTCACAGCAATTCCCATCTGTGGTAATTCTGACATTTCATACACCCCTTCGGGCCCGGGGAATATAATAGAAATTCTTAACCAAAACGGTGGATGCCTCAGTACCAATGAAAGATATACAGTTTGGTACACTTTCACAGTATCCACACCAGGAACACTGGCATTTACAATAAAACCTAACGATCAGGATGATGATTATGATTTTGCAGTTTACGGACCAACAGCTAACGGCTGTGCTTCGTTACAGAATGCGGATCACGTTTTCATACAGCCCATAAGATGTAACTATAGCGGTACTTCAGGAGATACAGGTCTCGATCTGACTCTTGCTCCACCAGCCGTATTCCCTACCAATCCACCAGGTGTTACATCGAGTATGAACAATGGTAAATGGAGTCCTTATATGGATGTATTGGTTGGCCAGACTTATTATCTGGTTATTGACAACTTCAGTAGATCCGTTAATGGTTTTTCTTTAGAATGGACAGGAACAGCAAGCTTAAGTTCCGCATTTAACGATCCTGTTCTTTCGCCTAACCCATTTATCGCGCCTGGTATTCCGGGAGCAGCTCCTAATGATCCTAATCAGGTAATGGTTTGTGCGCTGCCTGCCCAGTTTGATTTTACAACATTATCGGCAGCTATCATTAATGGTAACAGCCCGAACTTCAAGGTTACTTACCACAAAACAACCAACGATGCCCTTACAGGACAGAATCCTCTTACAGTAACTACTGTAGATGGAGTTACAACATATTATTACAGAATTGTGTATCAGGATCCCACCAATCCGGATAATCCTATCAACGGATGTTTCATAACCGGAAAATTCAAGTTTGTGAATGTGGGTATTTCTGCCAATTCGGCTACTTTATACTCCTGTAACAACAACGGAGCGGGTACTGCAAAATATAACTTAACAACAGCCAATGTATTTGGAGGAACCGGAGCAACGATCAAGTATTATGAAACGGCGGCAGATATGAATGCAGATATTAATGAAATTACAGATCCTGCCAACTATGTTTCTGCTGAATCTACCATCTATGTAAAAGTAATTTCTTCTTTCGGATGTATCGCAACTACTACCATCAGATTATTATTCTACCCATCAGTTGTACTGAAAGATGCTGTACTCCAAAACTGTTACATCGATAATGATGTGACGCGTTCGACATTTGATCTTTCCAAAGCAGATATTGGTGTACCTGTTCCAACCCCTACCGGAACTATTATTAAGTATTACACAACAGTAGCTGATGCGAAAGCACAGACAAACCCTATTATAGCGGCATTAAACTATCTTTCAGAAAGCAAAACAGTATATGCAAGAGTAGATAATGACAAACAGTGTTATTCAATTGCTAAAATAGACCTGGTAGTATTACCTCCTGTAAAATCAGCGGTATTAAAAGATAAAACAATCTGTGCTGAAGCCAAAACTACCCTGGATGCAGGTCCTGGATTTGTAAGCTACGAATGGAGCACTGGTGAAACTACACAATCTATCAGCAATGTAGGTGTTGGTGCTTATTGGGTAAAGCTTCAGACCGGAAAATGCTTCACACTTCAGGAAGTACGTGTACATGCAAGCCTTCAGCCGGTGGTATCAGGAATCGAAATTACCAACAACAATATTACTGTAACAGCTACAGGAGGAGTTCCTCCTTACCAATATTCTGTAGACGGTGTTAACTGGCAGGATTCCAATACATTCACTGGACTTCCAAGAGGAGAAAATACGGTATATGTAAAAGATACTTATAACTGTACACCTATCCAGGTAACGATAACAGTTCCTAATCTTATTAACGCCATCACTCCGAACGGAGATAACGTAAATGATGTTATCGACTATTCAGCGTTAGCTTACAAGAAAAACCTTATCTTCATTGTATATGACAGATATGGGAATAAACTTCATGAAGCTAAGAAATTCAATAACTTTACATGGGACGGAACTGCCTTTGGTAAGAAAATCCCAACCGGAACGTACTGGTATACGATCTCATGGAATGAAAACAATAAAAACAATACCGAAACTAAATATTCAGGATGGGTATTGGTAAAGAATAAAGAATAA
- the rnhA gene encoding ribonuclease HI: protein MRIEIYTDGACSGNPGKGGYGILMRVPEKNYQKTFSKGFRKTTNNRMELLAVITALEKLKSTENDIHVYTDSKYVSDAINQNWIAGWIKRGWKNVKNPDLWKKFVELYNKHSPKMHWVKGHAGHFENELCDKLAVAAASSPDLEIDTYFEGLDNNSLF, encoded by the coding sequence TTGAGAATCGAAATTTATACCGACGGGGCTTGCAGCGGAAATCCGGGAAAAGGCGGATATGGAATTCTCATGCGTGTTCCTGAAAAAAATTACCAGAAAACATTTTCCAAAGGTTTTCGGAAAACGACCAACAACAGAATGGAACTTCTGGCGGTCATTACAGCATTGGAAAAACTGAAATCTACAGAAAACGATATCCACGTTTACACAGACAGCAAATATGTATCTGATGCGATCAACCAGAACTGGATTGCCGGATGGATCAAAAGAGGCTGGAAAAACGTAAAAAATCCAGATCTATGGAAAAAATTTGTAGAGCTGTATAACAAACACTCCCCAAAAATGCATTGGGTAAAAGGTCATGCCGGGCATTTTGAAAACGAGCTTTGCGACAAATTAGCCGTTGCAGCAGCGAGTTCTCCCGATCTTGAAATCGATACTTATTTTGAAGGTTTGGACAACAATTCGTTATTTTAA